In Streptomyces sp. NBC_01426, one genomic interval encodes:
- a CDS encoding cysteine dioxygenase, whose protein sequence is MVESDLQIAGDILSVQHLLQPAREHPTTVAEFVGLARSIAENRAEWEHLVQYDATTRWYHRLRTGPGYEVWLLSWVPGQGSGRHDHGGSSGVLTVLDGELTEHAPRGPLTLRAGSQRVFAPGYAHEVVNDALDGAVSLHVYFPGLTEMPMHSCSPARPEALSV, encoded by the coding sequence ATGGTCGAGAGCGACCTCCAGATCGCCGGCGACATCCTCTCCGTACAGCACCTCCTCCAGCCGGCCCGCGAACACCCGACCACCGTCGCCGAGTTCGTGGGCCTCGCCCGCTCCATCGCCGAGAACCGCGCGGAGTGGGAGCACCTGGTCCAGTACGACGCCACCACCCGCTGGTACCACCGCCTGCGCACCGGCCCCGGCTACGAGGTCTGGCTGCTCAGCTGGGTCCCCGGGCAGGGCAGCGGCCGGCACGACCACGGCGGCTCCTCCGGCGTCCTGACCGTCCTGGACGGCGAACTCACCGAGCACGCCCCGCGCGGCCCGCTGACCCTGCGCGCCGGCTCCCAGCGCGTCTTCGCCCCCGGCTACGCCCACGAGGTCGTCAACGACGCCCTCGACGGGGCGGTCAGCCTGCACGTCTACTTCCCCGGGCTCACCGAGATGCCGATGCACAGCTGCTCCCCGGCCAGGCCGGAGGCCCTTTCCGTCTGA
- a CDS encoding glycosyltransferase family 2 protein: MSLHSNSSASHQGAATPEFPRHVVTAVLVAHDGARWLPRTLAGLLGQERPAQNHVAADTGSADESARLLTEALGADRVLHLARRTGFGTAVDEAARTAGVPTTEDLPYLKRPSGWDPVSRTWRDDAYDLPELPHGEPVQWLWLLHDDCAPEPDALAELLRVAEENPEAAVIGPKLRGWYDKKQLLEAGVTIARSGRRWTGLDRREQDQGQHDQIRPVLSVSTAGMLVRRDVYDALGGFDRRLPLMRDDVDLCWRVQSAGHTVLVAPDAVMRHAEAAARERRTVDCAGRSAVGAHRVDKAGAVYTVLTNSSGRALPYVLLRLLLGTVLRTFGYLVGKAPGQAVDEFTGLLATLLRPGRILAARKARRGAVVPAKELRPLFPPPGATLRANVEQLAGYFGADRDSDAAGVSRHGGAIESGPGGDDADYLEIEQFARLKRIARNPAPVLFALLLLVSLVACRSLLLGGSLMGGALLPAPDRGLDLWRAYTTDWQPVGLGTTTGAPPYLAVLGAVAGLLFGSTQAALTLLLVCSVPLAGLTAYFASRPLVESRLLRAWAAVAYAFLPAVTGALAGGLLGTAVLAVLLPLIARAAVTAFGLGGPAAEGSWRALWTYTLLLTLATAFTPVVWPLALVLGAAALVTRRARWKTYGPRLLANLGVPLLVLAPWSLGLLSHPTRFLREAGLPYGARAGALDLLGISPGGPGAGGGLLLIGVLLAALAALLRADRRFAVRVAWATALTGLLLAVLLNRDTWAGPATLVYGIGLLAAALLGADGAKYRVAASSFGWRQPLAALVGLAAAVGPLLAAAGWMFSGAEGPLTRRDPAQVPAAAAYLSGDTNQTRTLVLTGDSPATVSYSLVRGSGARLGDAELLAGAGSEPRLVKVVSSLVSGSGADQSAQLDDFAVRYVVLQPGAPDHFRQVLDATPGLKAVQDDDVASWEVERAPARAVIVPGRQGQAPVAIEAGPVEVHTTIPAGEEGRVLRIADRADPGWRATVDGKPLKAKTVDGWAQGFELPAGEGRLDLVHEDAAGRDAWHWAQGLLALVLLVMALPGRRARLDDDLPEEDAAVPAQADAAGEGRRARRLRAEAEAEQRPATPTAAVADPYAQIPAQQAYGEEQYAYQDYPYEQQQTPQEPTREQYAEPYPYPPHDPYQQQQQQYPYQYEPYENTYGQHEPRPDGSPQQ, translated from the coding sequence ATGTCCCTGCACAGCAACTCGTCGGCCTCCCACCAGGGCGCCGCCACCCCCGAGTTCCCCCGGCACGTCGTCACCGCGGTCCTCGTCGCCCATGACGGCGCGCGCTGGCTCCCCCGCACCCTCGCCGGACTCCTCGGCCAGGAACGCCCCGCGCAGAACCACGTCGCCGCCGACACCGGCAGCGCCGACGAATCCGCGCGACTGCTGACCGAGGCCCTCGGCGCCGACCGGGTCCTGCACCTGGCCCGCCGCACCGGATTCGGCACCGCCGTCGACGAAGCGGCCCGCACCGCCGGCGTGCCGACCACCGAGGACCTTCCCTACCTCAAGCGCCCCAGCGGCTGGGACCCCGTCAGCCGCACCTGGCGGGACGACGCGTACGACCTCCCCGAACTCCCCCACGGCGAACCGGTGCAGTGGCTCTGGCTGCTCCACGACGACTGCGCCCCCGAACCCGACGCCCTCGCCGAACTGCTGCGCGTCGCCGAGGAGAACCCCGAGGCCGCCGTCATCGGCCCCAAACTGCGCGGCTGGTACGACAAGAAGCAGCTCCTCGAAGCCGGCGTCACCATCGCCCGCAGCGGCCGCCGCTGGACCGGACTCGACCGCCGCGAACAGGACCAGGGCCAGCACGACCAGATCCGCCCCGTCCTGTCCGTCTCCACCGCGGGCATGCTGGTGCGCCGCGACGTCTACGACGCCCTCGGCGGCTTCGACCGCAGACTCCCGCTCATGCGCGACGACGTCGACCTGTGCTGGCGCGTACAGAGCGCCGGCCACACCGTCCTCGTCGCCCCCGACGCCGTCATGCGGCACGCCGAGGCCGCCGCCCGCGAACGCCGCACCGTCGACTGCGCCGGCCGTTCCGCCGTCGGAGCCCACCGCGTCGACAAGGCCGGCGCCGTCTACACCGTGCTCACCAACAGCTCCGGCCGCGCCCTGCCGTACGTCCTGCTGCGGCTGCTCCTCGGCACCGTGCTGCGCACCTTCGGCTACCTCGTCGGCAAGGCCCCCGGCCAAGCCGTCGACGAGTTCACCGGCCTGCTCGCCACCCTGCTCCGCCCCGGCCGGATCCTCGCCGCCCGCAAGGCCCGCCGCGGCGCCGTCGTCCCCGCCAAGGAACTGCGCCCGCTCTTCCCGCCGCCCGGCGCCACCCTGCGCGCCAACGTCGAACAACTCGCCGGGTACTTCGGCGCCGACCGCGACAGCGACGCCGCCGGCGTCAGCAGACACGGCGGAGCCATCGAATCCGGCCCTGGCGGCGACGACGCCGACTACCTGGAGATCGAACAGTTCGCCCGGCTCAAGCGGATCGCCCGCAACCCGGCCCCCGTCCTCTTCGCCCTGCTCCTGCTCGTCTCCCTCGTCGCCTGCCGCTCCCTGCTCCTCGGCGGCTCCCTCATGGGCGGCGCCCTGCTCCCCGCCCCCGACCGGGGCCTCGACCTCTGGCGCGCCTACACCACCGACTGGCAGCCCGTCGGCCTCGGCACCACCACCGGGGCCCCGCCCTACCTCGCCGTGCTCGGCGCCGTCGCCGGCCTGCTGTTCGGCTCCACCCAGGCCGCCCTGACCCTGCTGCTCGTCTGCTCGGTCCCGCTCGCCGGCCTCACCGCCTACTTCGCGTCCCGGCCGCTCGTCGAATCCCGGCTCCTGCGCGCCTGGGCCGCCGTCGCCTACGCCTTCCTCCCCGCCGTCACCGGCGCCCTGGCCGGCGGCCTCCTCGGCACCGCCGTCCTCGCCGTCCTGCTCCCGCTCATCGCCCGCGCCGCCGTCACCGCCTTCGGCCTGGGCGGACCCGCCGCCGAAGGCAGCTGGCGGGCGCTGTGGACGTACACCCTGCTGCTGACCCTGGCCACCGCCTTCACCCCCGTCGTGTGGCCGCTCGCCCTCGTCCTCGGCGCCGCCGCGCTCGTCACCCGCCGCGCGCGCTGGAAGACGTACGGACCCCGCCTCCTCGCCAACCTCGGCGTACCGCTCCTCGTGCTCGCCCCCTGGTCGCTGGGCCTGCTCAGCCACCCGACCCGCTTCCTGCGCGAGGCCGGACTGCCCTACGGAGCCCGCGCCGGCGCCCTCGACCTGCTCGGCATCAGCCCCGGCGGCCCCGGCGCCGGCGGCGGGCTGCTCCTGATCGGCGTCCTGCTCGCCGCGCTCGCCGCCCTGCTGCGCGCCGACCGGCGCTTCGCCGTCCGCGTCGCCTGGGCCACGGCCCTGACCGGGCTGCTCCTCGCCGTCCTCCTCAACCGCGACACCTGGGCCGGCCCCGCCACCCTCGTCTACGGCATCGGCCTCCTCGCGGCCGCCCTGCTCGGCGCCGACGGCGCCAAGTACCGGGTCGCCGCCAGCAGCTTCGGCTGGCGCCAACCGCTCGCCGCGCTCGTCGGACTCGCCGCGGCCGTCGGCCCGCTGCTCGCCGCCGCCGGCTGGATGTTCTCCGGAGCCGAGGGCCCGCTGACCCGCCGCGACCCCGCCCAGGTCCCGGCCGCCGCCGCCTACCTGAGCGGCGACACCAACCAGACCCGCACCCTCGTCCTGACCGGCGACTCGCCCGCCACCGTCTCCTACAGCCTGGTCCGCGGCTCCGGCGCCCGCCTCGGCGACGCCGAACTCCTCGCCGGCGCCGGCTCCGAACCCCGCCTCGTCAAGGTCGTCTCCAGCCTCGTCTCCGGCTCCGGCGCCGACCAGTCCGCCCAACTCGACGACTTCGCCGTCCGCTACGTCGTCCTCCAGCCCGGCGCGCCCGACCACTTCCGCCAGGTACTCGACGCCACCCCGGGCCTCAAGGCCGTCCAGGACGACGACGTCGCCTCCTGGGAGGTCGAACGGGCCCCGGCCCGCGCCGTCATCGTCCCCGGCCGCCAAGGCCAGGCCCCCGTCGCCATCGAAGCCGGACCCGTCGAGGTCCACACCACCATCCCGGCCGGCGAGGAGGGCCGGGTCCTGCGCATCGCCGACCGGGCCGACCCGGGCTGGCGGGCCACCGTCGACGGCAAGCCGCTCAAGGCCAAGACGGTGGACGGCTGGGCCCAGGGCTTCGAACTGCCCGCCGGCGAAGGCCGCCTGGACCTCGTCCACGAGGACGCCGCCGGCCGCGACGCCTGGCACTGGGCCCAGGGCCTGCTCGCGCTGGTCCTGCTCGTGATGGCCCTGCCGGGCCGCCGCGCCCGGCTCGACGACGACCTCCCCGAGGAGGACGCCGCCGTCCCCGCCCAGGCCGACGCCGCCGGGGAAGGCCGGCGCGCCCGCCGCCTGCGCGCCGAGGCCGAGGCCGAACAGCGGCCCGCGACCCCGACGGCCGCCGTCGCCGACCCGTACGCGCAGATCCCCGCGCAGCAGGCGTACGGGGAGGAGCAGTACGCGTACCAGGACTACCCGTACGAGCAGCAGCAGACCCCGCAGGAGCCCACCCGGGAGCAGTACGCCGAGCCGTACCCGTACCCGCCCCACGACCCCTACCAGCAGCAGCAACAGCAGTACCCGTACCAGTACGAGCCGTACGA
- a CDS encoding WhiB family transcriptional regulator, with amino-acid sequence MTELFQELLVEEADEELGWQERALCAQTDPESFFPEKGGSTREAKKVCLACEVRSECLEYALANDERFGIWGGLSERERRRLKKAAV; translated from the coding sequence ATGACCGAGCTGTTTCAGGAACTGCTGGTCGAGGAGGCGGACGAGGAGCTCGGATGGCAGGAGCGCGCACTCTGCGCCCAGACCGACCCCGAGTCCTTCTTTCCCGAGAAGGGCGGCTCCACCCGCGAAGCCAAGAAGGTCTGCCTCGCCTGCGAGGTCCGCTCCGAATGCCTTGAATACGCCCTCGCGAACGACGAACGCTTCGGTATCTGGGGCGGTTTGTCCGAGCGTGAGCGCCGTCGCCTGAAGAAGGCGGCGGTCTGA
- a CDS encoding coenzyme F420-0:L-glutamate ligase has protein sequence MTVPSYEVRAVPGIPEVAPGDDLAALIAAAEPGLRDGDVLLVTSKIVSKAEGRIVRADSREDAIDAETVRVVARRGALRIVENRRGLVMAAAGVDASNTAPGTVLLLPEDPDASAAAIREGLRAALSVDVGVIVTDTFGRPWRSGLTDVAIGSAGVRVLDDLRGGADAHGNPLSATIVATADELAAAGDLVKGKASGLPVAVVRGLSHLLGEGSSAADLVRPSVDDMFRLGTSEAVREAVTQRRTVRAFTDEPVDPGAVRRAVAAAVTAPAPHHTTPWRFVLLESAAARLELLDAMRDAWIDDLRRDGKSEESVAKRVRRGDVLRNAPYLVVPCLVMDGAHDYGHARRDAAEREMFVVAMGAGVQNFLVALAGERLGSAWVSSTMFCRDVVRKVLALPEDWDPMGAVAVGHAAAAPAERPARSASAFVEVR, from the coding sequence GTGACCGTTCCCTCCTACGAGGTGCGCGCCGTCCCCGGGATCCCCGAGGTCGCCCCGGGCGACGACCTGGCCGCGCTGATCGCGGCGGCCGAACCGGGGCTGCGCGACGGGGACGTCCTCCTGGTCACCTCGAAGATCGTGTCCAAGGCGGAGGGCCGGATCGTGCGGGCCGACTCCCGCGAGGACGCCATCGACGCGGAGACCGTCCGCGTGGTCGCCCGCCGGGGCGCCCTGCGGATCGTCGAGAACCGCCGCGGCCTGGTGATGGCGGCGGCCGGCGTGGACGCCTCGAACACCGCCCCGGGCACGGTGCTGCTGCTCCCCGAGGACCCGGACGCCTCGGCGGCGGCGATCCGCGAGGGGCTGCGGGCCGCGCTGTCGGTGGACGTCGGGGTGATCGTGACGGACACCTTCGGGCGGCCCTGGCGCTCCGGGCTCACCGACGTGGCGATCGGCTCGGCCGGCGTGCGGGTGCTGGACGACCTGCGCGGCGGCGCGGACGCTCACGGGAACCCGCTGAGCGCGACGATAGTGGCCACGGCGGACGAACTGGCCGCGGCCGGCGACCTGGTCAAGGGCAAGGCCTCGGGCCTTCCCGTGGCCGTCGTGCGCGGGCTGTCGCACCTGCTCGGCGAGGGGTCCTCGGCAGCCGACCTGGTCCGCCCGTCCGTCGACGACATGTTCCGGCTGGGGACCTCGGAGGCGGTACGGGAGGCCGTGACGCAGCGGCGTACCGTACGGGCCTTCACGGACGAGCCGGTGGACCCGGGCGCGGTCCGCCGGGCGGTGGCGGCGGCCGTGACGGCCCCGGCCCCGCACCACACGACGCCGTGGCGGTTCGTGCTGCTGGAGTCGGCCGCCGCGCGGCTGGAACTCCTGGACGCGATGCGGGACGCGTGGATCGACGACCTGCGGCGGGACGGCAAGTCCGAGGAGTCCGTCGCGAAACGGGTGCGGCGCGGCGACGTGCTCCGCAACGCCCCGTACCTGGTCGTGCCGTGCCTGGTCATGGACGGGGCGCACGACTACGGGCACGCGCGCCGGGACGCGGCGGAGCGGGAGATGTTCGTGGTCGCGATGGGCGCGGGCGTCCAGAACTTCCTGGTCGCGCTGGCCGGGGAGCGGCTCGGCTCCGCGTGGGTGTCCTCGACGATGTTCTGCCGGGACGTGGTGCGCAAGGTGCTGGCGCTCCCGGAGGACTGGGACCCGATGGGGGCGGTGGCCGTGGGCCACGCCGCCGCGGCTCCGGCGGAGCGGCCCGCGCGGTCGGCTTCCGCGTTCGTCGAGGTGCGCTGA
- the cofD gene encoding 2-phospho-L-lactate transferase has product MRIVVLAGGIGGARFLRGLKSAVPEAEITVIGNTGDDIHLFGLKVCPDLDTVMYTLGGGINEDQGWGRTDESFTVKEELAAYGVGPTWFGLGDRDFATHIVRTQMIGAGYPLSAVTEALCDRWQPGVRLLPMSDDRVETHVAITEPGSGERRVIHFQEYWVKMRAAVDAEAVVPVGAEQAKPAPGVLEAIAAADVIVFPPSNPVVSVGTILAVPGIREAVASASAPVVGLSPIVGGAPVRGMADKVLAAVGVESTAAAVALHYGTGLLDGWLVDTADAAAVAEVEAAGITCRAVPLMMTDLDATAAMARAALELAEASR; this is encoded by the coding sequence ATGCGCATTGTTGTTCTGGCCGGCGGCATCGGCGGCGCCCGTTTCCTCCGCGGACTCAAGTCGGCGGTCCCCGAGGCGGAGATCACGGTCATCGGCAACACCGGTGACGACATTCACCTGTTCGGGCTGAAGGTGTGCCCCGATCTGGACACCGTGATGTACACCCTCGGCGGTGGCATCAACGAGGACCAGGGTTGGGGACGCACCGACGAGTCCTTCACCGTCAAGGAGGAACTCGCGGCGTACGGGGTCGGACCCACCTGGTTCGGCCTCGGCGACCGCGACTTCGCGACCCACATCGTCCGTACCCAGATGATCGGTGCGGGCTACCCGCTCAGCGCCGTCACCGAGGCCCTCTGCGACCGCTGGCAGCCCGGGGTCCGGCTGCTGCCCATGTCCGACGACCGGGTCGAGACGCACGTCGCCATCACCGAGCCCGGCTCCGGCGAACGCCGCGTCATCCACTTCCAGGAGTACTGGGTCAAGATGCGCGCCGCGGTGGACGCGGAGGCCGTCGTACCCGTGGGCGCCGAGCAGGCCAAGCCCGCGCCCGGCGTGCTGGAGGCCATCGCGGCCGCCGACGTCATCGTCTTCCCGCCGTCCAACCCGGTGGTCTCCGTCGGGACCATCCTCGCCGTGCCCGGCATCCGGGAGGCGGTGGCCTCGGCCTCGGCCCCGGTCGTGGGCCTCTCCCCCATCGTCGGGGGCGCCCCCGTGCGCGGGATGGCCGACAAGGTGCTGGCCGCCGTGGGCGTCGAGTCCACCGCCGCGGCCGTCGCCCTGCACTACGGCACCGGCCTGCTCGACGGCTGGCTGGTGGACACCGCCGACGCGGCTGCCGTCGCCGAGGTCGAGGCCGCCGGCATCACCTGCCGTGCGGTCCCGCTGATGATGACCGACCTCGACGCCACCGCGGCGATGGCCCGGGCGGCGTTGGAGCTGGCGGAGGCCTCCCGGTGA
- a CDS encoding DNA-3-methyladenine glycosylase family protein, translating to MAGRFDPLTRTAIRGGRTDVPAGRGHTPGEAIDARSRIWAPEGPVDLGLTLGPLRRGPADPTFRTSPDGSVWKTSRTPDGPATLRVAGADGKVGAEAWGPGADWVLDRLPELLGAADDPAAFVPRHRLVHASHRRRPGLRLTRTGLVLESLIPTVLEQKVTTDEAYRAWRRLVRRHGEPAPGPRPDLYVMPTARVWAMIPSWDWHTAGVDSKRSATIVRAARVANRLEEAVAMDLAEATRRLEAVPGIGPWTSAETLQRSNGAADAVTTGDLHLPGIVGYALAGDRDADDAAMLELLAPYEGQRHRAARLILLAGRTPPRRTPKMPRTDIGRL from the coding sequence ATGGCCGGCCGCTTCGACCCCCTCACCCGCACCGCGATCCGCGGCGGCCGCACCGACGTGCCCGCGGGCCGGGGTCACACGCCGGGAGAGGCGATCGACGCCCGGAGCCGGATCTGGGCCCCCGAGGGCCCCGTCGACCTGGGCCTCACCCTCGGCCCCCTCCGGCGCGGCCCCGCCGACCCCACCTTCCGCACCAGCCCCGACGGCTCGGTCTGGAAGACCAGCCGGACCCCCGACGGGCCCGCCACCCTCCGTGTCGCCGGCGCCGACGGCAAGGTCGGCGCCGAGGCCTGGGGGCCGGGCGCCGACTGGGTCCTCGACCGGCTGCCCGAACTCCTCGGCGCCGCCGACGACCCGGCCGCCTTCGTGCCCCGGCACCGGCTCGTGCACGCCAGCCACCGCCGCCGTCCCGGACTGCGCCTGACCCGGACCGGGCTGGTCCTGGAGTCGCTGATCCCGACCGTCCTGGAGCAGAAGGTCACCACCGACGAGGCCTACCGCGCCTGGCGCCGGCTGGTCCGTCGCCACGGCGAGCCCGCCCCCGGCCCGCGCCCGGACCTGTACGTGATGCCGACGGCCCGCGTCTGGGCCATGATCCCGTCCTGGGACTGGCACACGGCCGGCGTCGACTCGAAGCGTTCCGCCACCATCGTGCGCGCCGCCCGGGTCGCGAACCGGCTGGAGGAGGCCGTCGCCATGGACCTCGCCGAGGCCACCCGACGGCTGGAGGCCGTACCCGGCATCGGCCCCTGGACCTCCGCCGAGACCCTCCAGCGCAGCAACGGCGCCGCCGACGCGGTCACCACCGGGGACCTCCACCTGCCGGGCATCGTCGGGTACGCCCTCGCCGGGGACCGGGACGCCGACGACGCGGCCATGCTGGAGCTCCTCGCCCCGTACGAGGGCCAGCGCCACCGCGCGGCCCGCCTCATCCTGCTGGCGGGCCGCACCCCGCCCCGCCGCACGCCGAAGATGCCGCGCACGGACATCGGCCGCCTCTGA
- a CDS encoding peptidoglycan recognition protein family protein codes for MRAFLASSIGVATAAALAMPLALPTPALATPSAVAVAPVNPAGSTQSLRLVPLGPTADRTSGTPGMSTAPRLPEARGLTAREVKTFSLVGVVWDDASTQLLGRVQVRTRSVKTSTWSDWQDVETHNSEHAADPDTVERGSGRVRGSTAPLWVGESDGIEVRVQAETGATTTRAPSRLPSGMRIELVDPGAQTPPVTIDGKNAGPKDDDPDEDPEGDDKGEPVLLPGMTMEMAESSSANVPLAPIGADEITALNKADSTADAVLADESLAAAGRPYIGPRPRIVTRKGWGADEGLREKGFVYTKTVKAAFVHHTASGNNYACKDAPAVLRSLYRYHVVSSGWRDIGYNFAVDKCGTVYEGRAGGVAKPVLGAHTMGFNTDSMGIAVIGSYTSTTPPAASVNAVARLTAWKLGLFGADPRAKATLKSGGGNLYAKGRNVKLNVISGHRDGFATECPGRLLYGQLPPARTSAAKLQGR; via the coding sequence ATGCGTGCATTCCTTGCTTCCTCGATCGGCGTCGCGACGGCCGCCGCGCTGGCCATGCCGCTCGCGCTCCCCACTCCCGCCCTGGCCACCCCCTCCGCGGTGGCGGTCGCCCCCGTGAACCCCGCGGGGTCCACCCAGTCACTGCGGCTCGTCCCGCTCGGACCGACGGCGGACCGCACCTCCGGCACCCCCGGCATGAGCACCGCGCCGCGCCTTCCCGAGGCGCGGGGCCTGACCGCTCGGGAGGTCAAGACGTTCTCGCTGGTCGGCGTCGTCTGGGACGACGCGAGCACCCAACTCCTCGGCCGGGTCCAGGTCCGCACCCGCTCCGTGAAGACGTCCACCTGGTCCGACTGGCAGGACGTCGAGACCCACAACAGCGAACACGCCGCCGACCCCGACACCGTGGAACGCGGATCCGGCCGCGTGCGCGGCAGCACCGCCCCCCTGTGGGTCGGCGAGTCCGACGGCATCGAGGTCCGCGTCCAGGCCGAGACGGGCGCCACCACCACCCGCGCCCCGTCCCGCCTCCCGTCCGGGATGCGGATCGAACTCGTCGACCCGGGCGCGCAGACGCCACCGGTCACCATCGACGGGAAGAACGCCGGCCCGAAGGACGACGACCCGGACGAGGACCCCGAGGGCGACGACAAGGGCGAACCCGTCCTCCTCCCCGGCATGACGATGGAGATGGCCGAGTCCTCCTCCGCCAACGTCCCGCTCGCCCCGATCGGCGCCGACGAGATCACCGCACTCAACAAGGCCGACTCCACCGCGGACGCCGTCCTGGCCGACGAGTCCCTCGCCGCCGCGGGGCGCCCGTACATCGGGCCGCGCCCCCGCATCGTCACCCGAAAGGGCTGGGGTGCGGACGAGGGCCTGCGCGAGAAGGGCTTCGTCTACACCAAGACCGTCAAGGCCGCCTTCGTCCACCACACGGCCTCCGGCAACAACTACGCCTGCAAGGACGCCCCGGCGGTCCTGCGCAGCCTGTACCGCTACCACGTGGTCAGCAGCGGCTGGCGCGACATCGGCTACAACTTCGCCGTCGACAAGTGCGGCACCGTCTACGAGGGCCGGGCGGGCGGCGTCGCGAAGCCGGTGCTCGGAGCCCACACCATGGGCTTCAACACCGACAGCATGGGCATCGCGGTGATCGGCTCGTACACCTCGACGACCCCGCCGGCCGCCTCGGTCAACGCGGTCGCCCGGCTCACGGCCTGGAAGCTGGGCCTCTTCGGGGCGGACCCGCGGGCGAAGGCCACCCTGAAGTCGGGCGGCGGCAACCTGTACGCCAAGGGCCGCAACGTGAAGCTCAACGTCATCTCGGGCCACCGCGACGGCTTCGCCACGGAATGCCCGGGCCGCCTCCTCTACGGCCAACTCCCTCCGGCCCGCACCTCCGCGGCCAAACTCCAGGGCCGCTGA